One Spinacia oleracea cultivar Varoflay chromosome 4, BTI_SOV_V1, whole genome shotgun sequence DNA segment encodes these proteins:
- the LOC110792042 gene encoding uncharacterized protein — translation MGSSLSRTRGDSGVGTSGQRIPDSNCDWGSKCNCPNNEHSYSAEYKNNLYLAQKENTSTRNYLEEWFRKREVEPGEEVESKYDDRKPTPSDLRFFGEGDSDEEPSGSDSFDLVYVGECENENGDAVGSPGQLSSGYPSSKKGEKGKKSASASDDA, via the exons ATGGGTTCTTCTTTGTCTAGAACTCGAGGTGATTCTGGGGTGGGAACTTCTGGTCAAAGAATCCCCGATTCCAACTGTGATTGGGGATCCAAGTGCAACTGTCCCAATAACGAGCATTCCTACTCCGccgaatataaaaacaatctgtatttggcccaaaaagaaaatacgagtactcgaaactatttggaagaatggtttcggaagagggaagtggagccaggagaggaggttgagtcaaaatatgacgatcggaaacccactccctcagatctgcgttttttcggtgaaggagattccgatgag gaaccaagtgggtctgattcatttgatctggtgtatgttggagagtgtgaaaatgagaatggtgatgctgttgggtctccaggacaactttcatctggttatccctcctcaaagaaaggagaaaagggaaaaaaatcggcttcagcatctgatgatgcttag